aaaatgatcagcaagacaatgtccaaaaataagtcaaacatgacggAAATCTTCAGTAGAATTCTTAATAGAGTTGTCCTCTAATGAtgatttttataccatttttGGGGGCTTTTTGactaatttctttaaaatcttaatagaaaggtataaactttaaaagaaaaaatgatcagcaagacaagatctacaaacacgTCAGCTCAACAGAAATCTATTTATTGACTACTCATTGATTTTATTGCCTCTATTTTTTACCCAATTATTCCTCTATTTTCAATTTACAGGTGATTGTTGTAAAAGCTGCTGCCCAAGCAGTTGTACAAACAACACAGTTTGTGCCACATGTCTCCCTGCAGATAAATGTCACCCAGGTTACCATGTAGATATCAAATATTTCCAGTTAACACAGATATCAATCCCAAGTGAAGTGTCAAATTTGTTTGTTCAACAGCTGGTTTTACAGGTAAGCATGCAATAATTGATCTCTGTAGGTTTTTTTTAGGTATATAGAGCTCAAAGATAACAAataccttttatttttttattactaccagaataaattaaaaattagatCTGGggacaaattagatttttgatttatctccccttgattgtttttcaatttgtaaaactttattttgaaattatgatattacagtcattcttgtaacaattgtataaaaaaaaccagatcTAAACAGAAAAACCATTCCTAAAGTACTTGATATTTAAGTAGTATACACTTAttcaatttgtgttttgttcCTCACATATgtaattttacaattttgttttaacaaattttgTATGCAGTTGCATCATGGACTTGGagtgtgtcataaacattcagGTCCTTATGATCTTGACTTTCACCATTGACTCCTATGATAGTAAAACCAGTTTGTGTATGGCTCATAAAAATTGTACCATAACACTTAGGATAATCAAAATTAGTATGCAGTTGCATCATTGATAAGAAATATGTCACATACAAACTTCAGATCACTCTGACCTTGACTTTAACCACTTTGATAGTAAAACCTTGTTCTATTTGTATCTGGCTCATATCTTTTGAACAGTAAAGTTATGTGAACAAAACTTGGAAAGCAATGGCTTCATGTGCCTGGGATCAGATGTGTCATATACCAAAGTCAGGTTATTCTGACTTTTAACCCTTCATGATAGTAAAATCTTGTCTGTTTTGTGTCCTGCTATACCATATATAACTTTTGTACCATTGAACTTAGGACAACCAAACTTAGTATGTAGTTTCGGTTAAGGCTTGAGATGTGTCTTATGTGTCACATTGAACTTGAATTTGACCTTTGACCACTATGATAGTAAAACATGgtcttatttgtgtttgtgtttgtacTGTAGCACTTATACCAGGGTTTCTGTTGGCCATCGCCAAATTCGTATTTtgcaaaagaagtaaaattgttgtGATGAAAAAACATGAATGCTGAAAGAATTTGGCAGTGTAGAATATGATTACAGAAGGCACCAATGATTTAAGTTtgctatataattcattttaccTCGATACCTCTCATGGCTTTTTCAAACCGCTCCATACTAAACAGGACAACAGGCTGAATACAGTTACAACTGGTCTAATTTCTGTTGATAGAGGTTTAATAATTGCTATTTCCTGTTTTTGTATACACACAAGTATTTCAAATATGTATGTTGCATGAAATAAAGGGAGATCAAATGTCTCAAATCTTATATACTGTGTATTTGAAGGAAAACTACACCAAAGGTAACTGTGTTCAGTTGTTTGTCCTGTTTAGTGTGTAGCTGTTTGAAAAAGCCATGACTGGTACTGAAGCATTATGAAGAATATTGCAATCTTAGATCATTAGTGCTTTCCGTtatcatataaatacaaacaCTTACAACTTCTTATTGTCTATGTGGCTCATTGTGTATCATGTTGTCTTTATCAAAGTGTCAGCGTTTTACGTTTCCACAAATTGGCACTACGTTCCCGCATTAAAATTCCTACGTTTCCGCATTTTTGTAGTACTCTATTCCgcattatttttacattgattttgTGAAAGGTTATTTATGTTTccgcatttttatttttaatgtatgcCTCTTCAAATTGCCAGGTAAACATGgagcgtttttttttctttggtagTGTTTGGTGTTTAACGCTACTTAAAACATTATTGAGTTATTCTATCATtgttattatcattatcatttttaCGGACAGTTGCTAATGCTGATTAAGACCGAATTGTGATCTAAGTTGTTGTTTGGATCTTCTGCAAATgttcataaaataaatatacttGGGTGACGTGCATAGAACTGGGAGTTAACATGAGAATGAAACAATTCCGCTGCAGTTGTAGTTCTTTTGGCTTCTGTGTCGGGATGAGATGCCCATATTTGCGGTGGAAACATAGAATCAGCGGCAATGTAGTTTTCTATGATGTAGTCAgcaaatttcaaacattttttgtttggtGGAGTAACTGCCATAATATCCTTTATTAAACAATCCTTAATCTCCTCTGGTGATAATAATGCAAGTCCAAAATACTGGTTGAGCCATTTCCCTACTTCACTTGACCTTTCTTTATATTCGGTACTTAGTCCAATAGTTTGTATTCTAGGCAACCAACTTTGACCGAGATGGAATCTGCAGCAGCTTCTATCTGCATTAGTAAAGATTATTCTTACAGCATTTTGCATGGTCTGTTCAAAGTCAATATGTATTGATTTCATAGAGAAACGCATATGGGGTGAATTTCACATGGTGACTTTAAGTGTACTCACAATGCTAAATCTGAATATAATCTACATGTTGTCGGAATTATATTGTCATAATTAAAtacaaatcaagaaaaaaaactaTGATAAAATAAAGTCTTATTTGTCATTACATTGTATTATCATTTTGTACAGGTGAAATACAGGTAAAAATGTGCAAAcataatatctattttttttggaaaagtaaATTGTAATGCACGAAAACGGAAATGTAAAACTGGATTTTGCGGAAACGTAATATGCTCCAAAATGTGATAAGTTCGTTGCTAAAACCCAATTAGTGCGGGAAGGCAGATCAAAACCCAGAAGTCTGTTACCAATCTACAATGtgtaaattaaatttttcaattttttccttttacaaaaatgtacttcTTTTTGAATGTcatcaatttcaaaattattaaccAATGTACTGttgaaacatttatttgaaaacaaattaactaactattttatatcatttttctatacacgaatatatatatataggtgctACAAGGTGAAGTCAAACTATTcatgacaaaaaatgaaaattgtctttaaaaaagtatatacatATACAGTTCTACAGTTCTTACGAAAGTTTTATTACTATTTGAATGTTAACACCCTGATAGTGTCACTTGATATATCTTTGCATCCGTTGCGGTACTATATTTAGGTCTTGTACATCCTATATAAAGTTGTCCTGTTGATGTAAAGGCAAGGGAGAATGGAAGGATTGTTGCATCATGGGTATTAAAATGAGTCAATAGTTCTCCTACATTGTTTAAAATGTGAAACACCTTAGTTACTACATCCACTACAATAACATTGTCTTTTGGTGATGTCACTATTCTGCTTGGTTTGAATGGTTTGTCCTTGTTGATATCTGTATGTCCTGTATATGAATTGATTATGCCCTCTCCCTGTCCTAAAACCACAACTCTACCTCTGTCAACATCTGGATCAGAATCAACAACATGTATATTCCCATTCATGGTACTGGTAATACTATCAGGGTAACTAAATATAGGTTGATTATGTTGATCATGTTCATACACAATCTCATGGTCTCCATTCTCAATCATCACAAACACAGCTCTTCTTCCTAGTTCATCATCGTTACCTCCTACAACTACTTTATTACCACTGGTAATGTGGATGGCTATAGAACCTAAAGGGGCCACATCATATACACTGTCTGTCAGTTTACCAGTGATAACACTGAGTTGTTGTAGTCTGGACCCCTCTATGGACAGGAGAAGATCATTAGATGGAAGTACTGCCATGCCATAGACATCAATGTTGAGAGAAGATATTGTCTTCAGATTATTTCCTTCTGGTTTTAGTTTCATTAACTTTTCATCTTTATTACAATTTATCCAGAATGACTTATCCGGACAAGAAATTATATCTGATACGGCAGAAAGTTCAGTTTGATATTCTGAAATAATATTTAGAGTAACAGTTAATTCTACCGGAGTGTCATCACTTTGTAGCACTCCAACAATAGCCTGATTGATCTCCCCTGGAAGAAATGTTGGAATGGAATTGTATGATGACTGGGTTTTCGGTACTAGTATCTCTATTGATTTCTCTATTCGGCTGACTTCACGGAAAAACTTGGCCATATCTGATGCCTTAATAAGATCTTCTGTTTCATTGTTTCGGTCCTCAATCTCTTTCATGGATCTTAATATGACATTGAGATCAGTGTCAATTGAATGTGTTATTGCTTTCTGATTTTCACTGACTTCATTTTTTAGCTCTTCTATGTATTTGTCAACTGCTTTCTTTAAAGCTTTCCCATGCTTTTGAATAGTTTGTATTACTTTAGTGTACTTGTCATTTTCACGAGACTTACATTGTTCCAAAAGTTCTTTTTTTGTAGCAAGTTTATCTCTGTTGGTCTGAATTTTACTTTGTCCTTTCTTTAGGCTTTCTATTTTTGTATTAAAACCCTCACTGATTTCGATTAAATCATGCTTTTTGTGAATTTTATCAATGCATATTTGACAAACAAGACTGTCACAGCTAGTGCAAAATAGACAGCATGATTGTCCAGAGTGATCTTTGCACTTAATGTTCGTAAAATCCAATTCATCAGAATGCACACCTACTTGCTTAATGTCAATAACCttatgattttgtgcatttttaatttttgaatgttTACTATCACTACAGTTAGTACACAATAATAAACCACAGTCTTCACATTTCCATTTAATTGTCTCATTTTCACACAAGTTACATTTTACTGGTACTTGACTTTTTCTTACTGATTGAGAGAACGCCATTTTTGACAGATTCTCAGTTTGTTTGATGACGTATTCTAATTCCTGATTTTTATCTAGGTATGACCTAACAAAGATATAAATTGCTATATTTGATGTTTACTTTACCTGACAAGAAAATACTagattatatttaaatttcatagattaaaTCCAATTTGAATAGTTAccaaaaggtaccaggattataatttagtacgccagacgcgcgtttcgtctacataacattacgataaacatatttacatttgtaaaCATGGAAAGAATTGTGAAGAAGATTAATTATTTTCTTCAAACAAAGCATTTAAAtactttatatacaaatgtaccagTATGTAGGACATAGATAAACTAAATATTAACTATatgtaataatttgttatattgcCACATTTTagacaatatataatatatagatattcTTGACACAATCCAAAACTTAACTATTGTATGATTGCTTCTAGTAGTAATTGCCCTTAAATGATgattgttaaataattttaaattatttccgAGTGTTCTTGAATATTGATAGATTGGAgatgtaaacagcaaaattggtcagcaaaggagtaggttcggtaaggtcctaaaatggccccctgtTTAAGCGTAAATTTCAATttaggatttattgaccaatatcaccagaaattatagctaatacaatGACTAGATCggaaataagccattttgttgaaaatttacgttCTGCGTTTTAtgatgacgtcacaagttgtactcatatcgATTTTCcatgaaaaaatcaataaaaatggctcaatttccatagattattggacaggaaacatagagcgcatacgtcgacaacaaagatcttttaaaataatgtttgtgaagatatttcacatgtcttatttgaatatttagtttgtcgacgcctgcgctccaTGTTTCCTGGTCCTAAATATGGTTGAAATTCAGccgattttgtcaaattttaccaaaatctcatattttgacctttttgggatgtaaaaatcaacgtgttagaattaaactttgacaaaaatagttctatttaactttctcacatgtctctAAGTCatcttgaaacatttttgtcttgtaacattgaactttataatcagggccaaatatggcccttaccgatcCTACTCCTTTAGATCGCCAAGAATGTCTAATGAGGGAACTCGTTGAATGACTTATAATGATGAGTTATTACTAATTTTTGAGTTTTTGCATATTACCTTGCAAACTGAAATATATTGGTTTCAACTGTAAACAGTAAAAATTATCACGGAAATAAGATGTATAACAATAAACCATTGATGGAAACCAAAGTCTAACTCCTTATAGTTTTCTAGTTTTTCCCTATCTCAATTTCTTTACAGGTCATTGATTCCGATTCAAGCTCTCAGGAACCACTTGTCATTAAATTTATAGCTCATTGTTTAAGAGGGATAATTTACAGAGGTCAGGACAAACTATTGTCATCCAATTATTTTATGCAGATACATTATTTGCTTGTTAATATTAATTTTCTGTCTTCTTTATTTAATTAGGTCGAAGCTGAAAAGGAATTTTTGGTACAGACTCATTCACTGGTACAGAAAGAAACAGAAAAACTAACaaagaaactgaaaaatgaaggtattacagtgacttgactgttagtgttgctctccaccaattgcaactcattcaaaattttgaaaaaaatgatttttttaaagaatttacttctggatactatttaatgatcataaacaagcttctgttcaagtttggtagaaatccaggatagtttaagaaagttattaaaattttaaaaactttaatcacaaagtgaatgttttgtttgcagcagaaaaactaagtcccttTATAAGTAAAATGCGGAAAaacagcatatttttttttttacaaaattacttaTGGTTACTATCTTATGATAACTACCAAGCTTCTGTCcgagtttggtagaaatccagaatagtttaagaaagctattaaaatttcaaagacttgAACCACacagtgaatattt
The window above is part of the Mytilus galloprovincialis chromosome 4, xbMytGall1.hap1.1, whole genome shotgun sequence genome. Proteins encoded here:
- the LOC143073115 gene encoding uncharacterized protein LOC143073115, giving the protein MAFSQSVRKSQVPVKCNLCENETIKWKCEDCGLLLCTNCSDSKHSKIKNAQNHKVIDIKQVGVHSDELDFTNIKCKDHSGQSCCLFCTSCDSLVCQICIDKIHKKHDLIEISEGFNTKIESLKKGQSKIQTNRDKLATKKELLEQCKSRENDKYTKVIQTIQKHGKALKKAVDKYIEELKNEVSENQKAITHSIDTDLNVILRSMKEIEDRNNETEDLIKASDMAKFFREVSRIEKSIEILVPKTQSSYNSIPTFLPGEINQAIVGVLQSDDTPVELTVTLNIISEYQTELSAVSDIISCPDKSFWINCNKDEKLMKLKPEGNNLKTISSLNIDVYGMAVLPSNDLLLSIEGSRLQQLSVITGKLTDSVYDVAPLGSIAIHITSGNKVVVGGNDDELGRRAVFVMIENGDHEIVYEHDQHNQPIFSYPDSITSTMNGNIHVVDSDPDVDRGRVVVLGQGEGIINSYTGHTDINKDKPFKPSRIVTSPKDNVIVVDVVTKVFHILNNVGELLTHFNTHDATILPFSLAFTSTGQLYIGCTRPKYSTATDAKIYQVTLSGC